A section of the Halobacterium hubeiense genome encodes:
- a CDS encoding SHOCT domain-containing protein, with amino-acid sequence MTQLTTHIGRTARRLAILAVPLLVAATGPAVAHGSGSYGGGMMGGGWGLFGGAMGLWGFLWMGLLIAVPLYIVYALLNRGSGGNEEQSLSVLRERYARGELSDDEFDRRREQLERTG; translated from the coding sequence ATGACGCAACTCACCACTCACATCGGACGCACTGCTCGGCGACTCGCGATCCTCGCCGTCCCGCTGCTAGTTGCGGCGACTGGACCGGCTGTTGCCCACGGTAGTGGGAGCTACGGCGGCGGCATGATGGGGGGCGGCTGGGGCCTCTTCGGTGGAGCGATGGGGCTCTGGGGGTTCCTCTGGATGGGGCTCCTCATCGCCGTTCCGCTCTACATTGTCTATGCGCTCCTCAATCGAGGCTCCGGTGGGAACGAAGAGCAGTCGCTGTCGGTTCTCCGTGAGCGCTACGCCCGCGGAGAGCTCTCGGATGACGAATTCGATCGGCGGCGAGAACAGCTCGAACGCACCGGATGA
- a CDS encoding SHOCT domain-containing protein, with product MTSSNQLDTTTIVLLILGAIIVLPLLTMGMGFGGMMGYGGMMGGYGTTSGWWPLVGMLVQLVFLLLLLGGGYLVFRRVTASQSSRNPAMEELRMAYARGDLTEEEFEARRNKLERSE from the coding sequence ATGACATCATCAAACCAACTCGACACCACAACCATCGTCCTCCTCATCCTCGGGGCGATCATCGTCCTCCCCTTGCTCACGATGGGGATGGGATTCGGCGGGATGATGGGATACGGTGGAATGATGGGTGGATACGGGACGACCAGCGGCTGGTGGCCACTCGTCGGGATGCTCGTCCAGCTGGTCTTCCTCCTCCTCCTGCTCGGTGGCGGATATCTCGTCTTCCGTCGCGTGACGGCATCGCAGTCGTCGCGGAATCCCGCAATGGAGGAGCTGCGTATGGCATACGCCCGCGGAGATCTCACCGAGGAAGAGTTCGAGGCGCGTCGGAACAAGCTCGAACGCTCGGAGTGA
- a CDS encoding thioredoxin family protein: MTEVILFTQETCGACATQREKNEGIEDAYPDVEFREVDIQTDLETAEEYGVRKTPTTLVYANGEQTAEFIGIVDRDELEAAIESAGQQSPGLTNRLASIIRG; encoded by the coding sequence ATGACGGAAGTTATCCTGTTCACACAGGAGACTTGTGGAGCGTGCGCAACGCAGCGAGAGAAAAACGAGGGTATCGAAGATGCGTATCCGGATGTCGAGTTCCGGGAGGTCGACATCCAGACCGATCTGGAGACGGCCGAGGAGTACGGTGTCCGAAAGACGCCAACGACGCTCGTGTATGCAAACGGGGAACAGACGGCCGAGTTCATCGGCATCGTCGACCGGGACGAATTGGAGGCTGCCATCGAGAGCGCCGGCCAGCAATCGCCCGGACTCACGAACCGGCTCGCCAGCATCATCCGTGGATAA
- a CDS encoding DUF302 domain-containing protein, whose amino-acid sequence MEYTIQTSVTGEFDDVVDTTIAALKDEGFGVLCDIDVQATLEEKLGEEFRQYCILGACNPGLAHEGLNEEIELGALLPCNVIVYETDGGEVMVSAVDPQQLVGIADNEALDSIANEVHDRFERVLASVADELESSTEI is encoded by the coding sequence ATGGAATACACAATACAGACTTCAGTCACCGGTGAGTTCGACGACGTCGTCGACACGACGATTGCGGCGCTCAAAGACGAAGGATTCGGCGTCCTCTGTGACATCGACGTCCAAGCGACGCTCGAGGAGAAACTCGGCGAGGAGTTTCGACAGTACTGCATCCTCGGTGCGTGCAACCCGGGGCTGGCACACGAGGGCCTGAACGAAGAGATCGAACTCGGCGCACTCCTCCCGTGTAACGTCATTGTCTACGAAACCGACGGCGGCGAGGTCATGGTGAGTGCCGTCGACCCACAACAGCTCGTCGGCATCGCCGACAACGAGGCACTCGACTCGATCGCGAACGAGGTCCACGACCGGTTCGAACGCGTTCTCGCCAGCGTCGCGGACGAACTCGAATCATCGACCGAGATCTGA
- a CDS encoding ABC transporter permease, producing MSRTTTAFTIGIKEQARNYVLVALLVVLPVSFITLAFAVTQDVEMPVRTLVDGETVTVMRGMPEVHGVIMTPITSALIAGLAGLFLMREAKDTDGRLAVAGYRARQVITARFGVLAAITLIVTGVSVGVMLVDFQPEHLWWFVAAMLVVSVTYGLIGMLVGAVFDRLAGMWLMLILPMLDIGLFQDPLFIQSEPEWWMKLLPGYWPVRVMVDTGLTTDVDTTLSLVWATGYLLLVAVLTIGVYYRITQEK from the coding sequence ATGAGTCGTACGACAACGGCGTTCACAATCGGCATCAAAGAACAGGCGCGAAACTACGTCCTCGTCGCTCTACTGGTCGTCCTACCGGTCTCGTTCATCACGTTGGCGTTCGCAGTCACCCAGGACGTCGAGATGCCGGTTCGGACGCTCGTCGACGGTGAGACGGTGACGGTCATGCGAGGGATGCCTGAGGTCCACGGCGTGATTATGACGCCGATTACGAGCGCCCTCATCGCGGGACTCGCCGGGTTGTTCCTGATGCGAGAAGCCAAAGACACAGACGGTCGTCTGGCAGTCGCCGGCTATCGTGCACGACAGGTAATCACTGCCCGGTTTGGGGTCCTCGCAGCAATCACTCTCATCGTTACCGGCGTCTCAGTCGGCGTGATGCTCGTCGATTTCCAGCCTGAGCATCTCTGGTGGTTCGTCGCAGCGATGCTCGTCGTCTCGGTCACGTATGGTCTCATCGGGATGCTCGTCGGGGCCGTTTTCGACCGCCTAGCCGGGATGTGGCTAATGCTGATTCTCCCGATGCTCGATATCGGACTCTTCCAGGATCCGCTGTTCATCCAGTCCGAGCCCGAATGGTGGATGAAACTACTCCCCGGCTATTGGCCCGTCCGTGTGATGGTCGATACCGGACTCACAACGGACGTAGATACGACTCTCTCATTGGTGTGGGCTACTGGATACCTCCTCCTCGTAGCTGTCCTCACAATCGGCGTCTACTACCGAATTACACAGGAGAAGTAA
- a CDS encoding plastocyanin/azurin family copper-binding protein has protein sequence MTDYSRRQFLGALGAGTVASAGFTQPVAAQETPVVKMGNNYFDPIGLHVEPGTTVRFEIAAGAHSATAYPDRVPADATAFDSGTISQGSFEHTFEVPGTYDYYCIPHKTVGMVGRIVVGSPGGPAEDSPIPDGEVPDSETIVQNGAVAVGSDVDGSGSTDGGMMGPGMMHGRNGGWFGGLPFVGGALGMLGLVGGFLYWAMGRGDAPPESDDSAMETLQRRYARGEIDEEEFQKRRERLETGSEDPSR, from the coding sequence ATGACAGACTACAGTAGACGCCAGTTCCTGGGAGCGCTCGGTGCTGGCACAGTCGCGAGTGCGGGATTCACCCAACCAGTCGCCGCACAGGAGACGCCCGTCGTGAAGATGGGCAACAACTACTTCGACCCGATCGGGCTCCACGTCGAACCTGGCACGACCGTCCGCTTCGAGATAGCAGCCGGAGCTCACTCGGCGACGGCCTATCCGGACCGCGTTCCCGCCGACGCCACCGCCTTCGACAGCGGGACCATCTCGCAGGGGAGCTTCGAGCACACGTTCGAGGTGCCCGGAACGTACGACTACTACTGCATCCCTCACAAGACGGTCGGCATGGTCGGTCGCATCGTCGTTGGTAGCCCTGGCGGTCCAGCTGAAGACAGCCCGATCCCGGACGGCGAGGTCCCAGACAGCGAAACGATCGTCCAGAACGGCGCCGTTGCCGTCGGCTCGGACGTCGACGGCAGTGGGAGTACCGATGGCGGAATGATGGGTCCAGGGATGATGCACGGCCGGAACGGTGGATGGTTCGGTGGGCTGCCGTTCGTCGGCGGGGCACTCGGGATGCTGGGGCTGGTCGGCGGCTTCCTCTACTGGGCAATGGGTCGAGGCGATGCACCTCCAGAGAGTGACGATTCCGCTATGGAAACCCTCCAACGTCGTTACGCACGAGGCGAGATCGACGAAGAAGAGTTCCAGAAGCGTCGTGAACGGTTGGAGACTGGGAGTGAAGACCCATCTCGGTAA
- a CDS encoding ABC transporter permease, which yields MPTVEAIPIELGRLLGAIFGVAIIAGLMGLAQMISARAADRRLVQTGYPPRTLLATRLAALGGVTVVVAAVNYGVLWLTISPGAPVLTFVFLVLAGLVYAFLGALVGALLPRLFEGSLVVVFLAMMDAFLSGDSPLAADVPEFVEYFPLYHPKELLQEAMFQGTYTTGDLGFVAGYLLVLLVLVTAVFGVTMRTSGGWSA from the coding sequence ATGCCGACGGTCGAGGCGATTCCGATCGAGCTAGGTCGCCTTCTCGGAGCGATATTCGGGGTCGCCATCATTGCCGGCCTGATGGGACTCGCGCAGATGATTAGTGCGCGTGCAGCCGATCGGCGACTCGTTCAGACAGGCTATCCACCCCGAACACTGCTTGCGACTCGATTAGCGGCGCTCGGAGGAGTGACCGTTGTCGTGGCTGCCGTAAACTACGGCGTTCTCTGGCTGACGATTTCACCGGGAGCCCCTGTCCTGACGTTCGTATTCCTCGTACTTGCCGGCCTCGTCTATGCGTTTCTTGGCGCACTCGTCGGGGCGCTCCTTCCACGACTGTTCGAAGGCTCGCTCGTCGTGGTGTTCCTTGCAATGATGGATGCGTTCCTCAGTGGCGACAGTCCGCTGGCCGCCGACGTTCCCGAGTTCGTGGAATACTTCCCGCTCTATCATCCAAAGGAACTCCTTCAGGAGGCGATGTTCCAAGGCACATATACGACGGGTGATCTCGGCTTCGTCGCCGGATACCTGCTAGTCCTGCTTGTACTCGTCACCGCAGTGTTCGGAGTGACGATGCGCACCAGTGGTGGGTGGTCCGCATGA
- a CDS encoding helix-turn-helix transcriptional regulator has product MNRRRADTVVGVLLGFVLLAGGVLSWRAYQQRRAIEQSMGSMMGSSMGTMHGPDPLWYVVGTLLVAGVIGGVYYVVRGELTDPEVADTTAPVDPAQTSAATATSMDDDAAPATSINPESDPQARVLDLLPDDERRVLEPVLNSPGITQIELRDRSEFSKSKVSQTVSSLEERGLLYRERQGRTYRVYPSDDLRQQQPGK; this is encoded by the coding sequence ATGAATCGCCGTCGAGCAGATACTGTCGTCGGTGTGCTTCTCGGGTTCGTTCTCCTGGCCGGCGGGGTACTCAGTTGGCGGGCCTATCAACAGCGTCGGGCTATCGAGCAATCGATGGGGTCAATGATGGGTTCATCTATGGGAACGATGCACGGCCCAGACCCCCTCTGGTACGTGGTTGGAACCCTGCTGGTTGCTGGCGTTATCGGTGGCGTCTATTACGTGGTCCGGGGAGAACTCACCGATCCAGAAGTGGCCGACACAACGGCGCCTGTCGATCCTGCACAGACATCGGCGGCAACAGCTACGTCGATGGATGATGACGCTGCACCGGCGACGTCTATCAATCCTGAATCGGACCCCCAAGCACGCGTTCTCGATCTCTTACCGGATGATGAACGACGCGTCCTCGAACCCGTCCTGAACTCCCCCGGAATCACGCAGATTGAACTTCGGGATCGATCTGAGTTCTCGAAGAGTAAAGTAAGCCAGACCGTGAGTTCACTCGAGGAGCGAGGTCTGCTGTATCGGGAACGACAGGGTCGGACCTATCGTGTGTATCCGAGTGATGACCTTCGGCAGCAACAACCGGGAAAATAG